From one Gemmatimonadota bacterium genomic stretch:
- a CDS encoding M20/M25/M40 family metallo-hydrolase: MVVRTLLVWVTLAVAALPLSAQQPSSEWERLARDIFQELVEINTSHSVGGTLEASEAMAQRLRAAGFAEEDVVVTEVAPREGNLVARLRGRSTGARPLLLLAHIDVVEANPEDWTLPPFEFIERDGTFYGRGVADNKDEAAIYVTNLIRMKREGFTPERDIIVALTADEEGGEHNGVEWLLENRPELIDAEFAFNEGGGGTLQGETRISNNVQASEKKYQNFTVEATNPGGHSSLPRPDNAIYELSRALIAIGGYEHPVRLNEVTRAYFSRTAELVDAETGAMIRRVLADPGDAEAVRALAREPGYNSRLRTTCVATLLDGGHAPNALPQRATANVNCRILPDEEPEAVLARLQEVVGTAEVTVRMEGRARNSPPSPLTPEILGTIEQVTEEMWPGVPVVPIMSTGATDALYLRNAGMPVYGVSGLFYENPNSHGMNESIPVRSFYEGLEFLYRLVERLSTPNVS, encoded by the coding sequence ATGGTAGTCCGAACCCTGCTCGTGTGGGTGACGCTGGCCGTCGCCGCGCTGCCGCTCTCCGCGCAACAACCCTCGTCCGAGTGGGAGCGCCTGGCGCGGGACATCTTCCAGGAGCTGGTGGAGATCAACACCAGCCACTCCGTCGGCGGCACGCTGGAGGCCTCCGAAGCGATGGCGCAGCGTCTCCGCGCTGCGGGCTTCGCGGAGGAGGATGTCGTCGTCACGGAGGTGGCGCCGCGCGAGGGCAATCTGGTCGCCCGCCTGCGGGGACGGAGCACCGGCGCCCGGCCCCTCCTCCTGCTCGCGCACATCGACGTGGTGGAGGCGAACCCCGAGGACTGGACGCTGCCGCCGTTCGAGTTCATCGAGCGGGACGGGACCTTCTACGGTCGGGGAGTGGCGGACAACAAGGACGAGGCCGCCATCTACGTCACCAACCTCATCCGCATGAAGCGCGAAGGCTTCACGCCGGAGCGGGACATCATCGTGGCGCTCACCGCGGACGAGGAAGGCGGGGAGCACAACGGCGTGGAGTGGCTGCTCGAGAACCGGCCCGAGCTCATCGACGCGGAGTTCGCCTTCAACGAGGGGGGCGGCGGAACGCTGCAGGGTGAAACGCGCATCTCGAACAACGTGCAGGCCAGCGAGAAGAAGTACCAGAACTTCACGGTGGAAGCCACCAACCCCGGTGGGCACTCGTCGCTGCCGCGGCCCGACAACGCCATCTACGAGTTGTCGCGCGCGTTGATTGCGATCGGAGGCTACGAGCATCCCGTGCGTCTGAACGAAGTCACCCGTGCCTACTTCAGCCGTACCGCCGAGCTGGTGGATGCGGAGACGGGTGCCATGATCCGGCGCGTGCTGGCCGATCCCGGAGACGCCGAGGCGGTGCGGGCCCTGGCGCGCGAGCCTGGCTACAACTCGCGCCTGCGCACCACCTGCGTGGCCACGCTCCTCGACGGGGGACATGCACCCAACGCGCTTCCCCAACGTGCCACCGCGAACGTCAACTGCCGCATCCTCCCGGACGAGGAGCCGGAGGCCGTGCTGGCCAGGCTCCAGGAGGTGGTCGGCACCGCCGAGGTCACCGTGCGCATGGAAGGCCGGGCACGGAACAGCCCACCGTCTCCGCTCACGCCGGAGATCCTGGGCACGATCGAGCAGGTGACCGAGGAGATGTGGCCCGGTGTGCCGGTGGTGCCCATCATGAGCACCGGTGCGACGGATGCCCTCTATCTGCGCAACGCCGGGATGCCGGTCTATGGGGTGTCCGGCCTCTTCTACGAGAACCCGAACTCGCACGGGATGAACGAGTCGATCCCCGTGCGCTCGTTCTACGAGGGCCTCGAGTTCCTCTACCGGCTGGTGGAGCGCCTCAGCACGCCGAATGTGAGCTGA
- a CDS encoding aldolase/citrate lyase family protein, with product MSRPSRVLPWALPALLAVACGGGEDAPAPAQEPTTMSAAPARLPELLASGQAVFGIFSGDHTREQGRAMAANTETDFVFYSLEEGPFDIPAMEAYMEGLSEAAAGAPLPVLLRIPPVREGREAAADHIRQGLDAGVDGLVFPHVESADETAFAIGAMGDDVWPASANGSLINIVLIEDQAGVADARAIVGAPGVSVAIPGPGDLRRAYEGDMEAVENAIQSVLAVCLELDVACGITAGPDDIAERLRQGFRLIIVTDPAALRVGRAAAGR from the coding sequence ATGTCCCGTCCGTCCCGCGTCCTGCCCTGGGCCCTGCCCGCCCTTCTCGCCGTCGCCTGCGGCGGGGGCGAGGACGCACCCGCCCCGGCCCAGGAGCCCACCACCATGTCCGCTGCGCCCGCCCGCCTGCCCGAGCTGCTCGCGAGCGGCCAGGCCGTCTTCGGCATCTTCTCCGGCGACCACACGCGGGAGCAGGGCCGCGCGATGGCCGCGAACACGGAGACAGACTTCGTCTTCTACTCGCTGGAGGAAGGGCCCTTCGACATCCCGGCCATGGAGGCCTACATGGAGGGCCTCTCCGAGGCGGCCGCCGGCGCGCCCCTCCCGGTGCTGCTGCGCATCCCACCGGTACGCGAGGGCCGCGAGGCCGCAGCCGACCACATCCGCCAGGGGCTGGACGCCGGCGTGGACGGGCTCGTCTTCCCGCACGTCGAGTCGGCGGATGAGACCGCGTTCGCGATCGGGGCCATGGGCGACGACGTCTGGCCGGCATCCGCCAACGGGTCGCTGATCAACATCGTGCTCATCGAGGACCAGGCGGGCGTGGCCGACGCGCGCGCCATCGTGGGCGCGCCCGGCGTGAGCGTGGCCATCCCGGGTCCGGGCGATCTGCGCCGGGCCTACGAGGGCGACATGGAGGCGGTCGAGAACGCCATCCAGTCGGTGCTCGCGGTCTGTCTGGAGTTGGACGTGGCCTGCGGCATCACCGCCGGACCGGACGACATCGCCGAGCGCCTGCGCCAGGGCTTCCGGCTGATCATCGTGACCGATCCCGCCGCGCTCCGGGTGGGGCGCGCCGCGGCCGGCCGCTGA
- a CDS encoding 5'-3' exonuclease H3TH domain-containing protein, which produces MNVHLIDGTYELFRHFFGAPSVLDAEGRERGAVVGVLASMLGLIESGATHVAVATDHVVESFRNDLWPGYKTGEGIEPVLWAQFHPLEEALARMGLVVWPMVELEADDGLASGAALAAADPRVEQVIICTPDKDLAQCVFGERIVQLDRRRRETRDEQGVMERFGVLPASIPDWLALVGDSADGFPGLPGWGARSASTLLARYGHLEGIPKDPSGWDVQVRGAARLAATLVEQWEEALLFRRLATLRMDAPLFDDVESLRWRGPDAGFDSYASALGAPGLAERAERLRSVS; this is translated from the coding sequence ATGAACGTCCATCTCATCGACGGCACCTACGAGCTCTTCCGCCACTTCTTCGGCGCCCCCTCCGTCCTGGACGCGGAGGGGCGGGAGCGGGGTGCGGTCGTGGGCGTGCTCGCCTCCATGCTCGGGCTGATCGAGAGCGGCGCCACCCACGTGGCCGTGGCCACCGATCACGTGGTCGAGTCGTTCCGTAACGACCTGTGGCCGGGCTACAAGACCGGGGAGGGCATCGAGCCCGTCCTGTGGGCGCAGTTCCACCCGCTCGAGGAGGCGCTCGCACGCATGGGCCTGGTGGTCTGGCCCATGGTGGAGCTCGAGGCGGACGACGGACTGGCATCGGGCGCGGCGCTGGCCGCGGCCGACCCCCGCGTGGAGCAGGTGATCATCTGCACGCCGGACAAGGATCTGGCGCAGTGCGTCTTCGGTGAGCGCATCGTACAGCTCGACCGGCGTCGCCGGGAGACGCGGGACGAACAGGGGGTGATGGAGCGCTTCGGCGTGCTCCCGGCGTCCATCCCGGACTGGCTGGCCCTGGTGGGCGATTCCGCGGACGGCTTCCCCGGTCTGCCCGGGTGGGGCGCCCGGTCGGCCTCGACGCTCCTCGCGCGCTACGGCCACCTGGAGGGCATCCCGAAGGATCCGTCCGGCTGGGACGTCCAGGTGCGGGGGGCGGCGCGCCTGGCGGCGACGCTGGTCGAACAGTGGGAGGAGGCGCTGCTGTTCCGCCGCCTGGCCACGCTCCGGATGGACGCACCGCTCTTCGACGACGTGGAGTCCCTGCGCTGGAGGGGCCCGGACGCGGGGTTCGACAGCTACGCGAGCGCGCTGGGGGCGCCGGGGCTCGCGGAGCGGGCCGAACGGCTGCGGAGCGTCAGCTGA
- a CDS encoding universal stress protein translates to MSPVPDVRVQRILVVVDDPATCMEAFAWTERLASAFGAKVWVLRGVAGSGGGPDPLLEAERGLELALERAGLDRMGARPLVHTGSVLEHLPAAINLLGPDLVLMPRLVEGRNAADAVPTDGPALLLLSCGPTEGTALP, encoded by the coding sequence GTGTCGCCCGTTCCGGACGTGCGGGTGCAGCGCATCCTGGTGGTCGTGGATGATCCCGCGACCTGCATGGAGGCGTTCGCGTGGACGGAGCGGCTGGCCTCCGCGTTCGGCGCGAAGGTGTGGGTGCTGCGCGGTGTCGCGGGCTCCGGGGGCGGGCCCGACCCGCTCCTGGAGGCCGAGCGCGGCCTGGAGCTCGCGCTCGAGCGGGCGGGTCTCGATCGGATGGGGGCCCGCCCGCTGGTCCACACGGGCTCCGTGCTGGAGCACCTCCCGGCCGCCATCAACCTGCTCGGTCCGGACCTGGTGTTGATGCCGCGTCTGGTGGAGGGGCGGAACGCGGCCGATGCGGTCCCCACGGACGGGCCGGCTCTCCTCCTGCTGTCCTGTGGCCCGACCGAGGGCACCGCGCTACCATAG
- a CDS encoding HEAT repeat domain-containing protein: MILALVPWLVACGEAPEPAPAQAAAEATDPARVAEDRRGLGPEGIEPLREALRDPDPARRLRAVRGLGRLERPDLADTIRTALFDPEEAVRAEAAHALAQAVMAGGDAVPRVHAWLVDRIGDGEEDPAVLGAVARALGRLPYAGAPGPDTVEATLVGLTERLRTGGSDAALVDAALGLDRFIRGQGERAPGPALAELLRELALHGRGRPGLEAARVRRLATGLLPRLPVGLRDPGLVAALADPDADVRRLAVEGLPAASAETLRERLPLVVGDPEPRVRIAALRVWDRTLKPSRGCEPLLFAVRDGDPLVVLTALDLLARPCPEAARQRTTLLAIVGELGRSASWHAPARALAALAGSAPDALAGVIGPFERHDVPYVRAWAARAADRAGLEPPLTRLAGDPDPNVRTAALEGLFRIRQHGADDALLAALSSDDPQLVLTAARLLEGTPRGADVVPPLLETLDRLGARRQATLRDPRVALIARVAELGGSADAERLRPALQDPDPAVAGAVAAALSRLEGDSVSAPEPPTPVGRVPTEAEIERLERTRVLLDLESGGRVGIRLLPDLAPTNVARFVALARAGTLNGLGFHRVEPNFVVQGLSPGANEYAGHGDFTRDEVGRVSHWRGTVGISTRGHDTGDGQIFVNLVDNTRLDHSYTIIGEVELGMDVVDRIREGDRVRAATLVEGSGGA, encoded by the coding sequence GTGATCCTCGCCCTCGTTCCGTGGCTGGTGGCGTGCGGCGAGGCGCCCGAGCCGGCGCCCGCCCAAGCGGCCGCCGAAGCGACTGATCCCGCCCGCGTGGCGGAGGACCGACGCGGCCTGGGCCCCGAGGGCATCGAGCCCCTCCGGGAGGCCCTGCGGGATCCGGATCCGGCCCGGCGCCTCCGGGCGGTCCGGGGGCTCGGCCGGCTGGAGCGGCCCGACCTGGCCGACACCATCCGCACGGCCCTCTTCGATCCGGAGGAGGCCGTGCGGGCCGAAGCGGCCCACGCGCTCGCGCAGGCGGTGATGGCCGGCGGCGACGCCGTGCCGCGCGTGCACGCCTGGCTGGTGGACCGGATCGGGGACGGCGAGGAGGATCCGGCCGTGCTGGGCGCGGTCGCGCGCGCCCTCGGGCGTCTCCCCTACGCGGGAGCGCCGGGCCCCGACACGGTGGAGGCCACCCTGGTGGGGCTGACCGAGCGGCTCCGTACCGGTGGCTCCGACGCCGCCCTGGTGGACGCGGCGCTCGGCCTGGACCGCTTCATCCGGGGCCAGGGCGAGCGCGCCCCCGGGCCGGCGCTGGCGGAGCTTCTCCGGGAGCTGGCGCTCCACGGTCGCGGGCGCCCCGGGCTGGAGGCCGCCCGGGTCCGACGATTGGCCACCGGGCTGCTGCCGCGCCTGCCCGTCGGGCTCCGCGACCCGGGCCTTGTCGCCGCGCTCGCCGATCCGGATGCGGACGTGCGGCGGCTGGCGGTCGAGGGGCTTCCCGCCGCCTCGGCGGAGACCCTGCGGGAGCGACTGCCCCTCGTGGTGGGCGACCCCGAGCCCCGGGTCCGGATCGCGGCGCTGCGCGTCTGGGACCGCACCCTCAAGCCGTCCCGGGGCTGCGAGCCGCTGCTGTTCGCCGTGCGCGACGGCGATCCCCTGGTCGTGCTGACCGCGCTGGACCTGCTGGCGCGACCCTGCCCCGAAGCCGCCCGCCAGCGCACGACGCTGCTGGCCATCGTCGGCGAGCTGGGCCGGAGCGCGAGCTGGCATGCCCCGGCCCGGGCCCTGGCGGCGCTCGCCGGCAGCGCGCCCGATGCCCTGGCCGGCGTGATCGGCCCCTTCGAGCGGCACGACGTGCCGTACGTCCGCGCCTGGGCGGCGCGGGCGGCCGATCGGGCCGGCCTGGAGCCGCCGTTGACGCGGCTGGCGGGGGACCCGGACCCCAACGTGCGGACCGCGGCGTTGGAGGGCCTGTTCCGCATCCGGCAACACGGGGCGGACGATGCGCTGCTGGCCGCGCTCTCCTCGGACGACCCCCAGCTCGTGCTGACCGCGGCCCGCCTGCTCGAGGGCACCCCGCGCGGCGCGGACGTCGTGCCACCCCTGCTCGAGACGTTGGACCGCCTCGGGGCTCGGCGGCAGGCGACCCTGCGGGACCCGCGGGTGGCGCTGATCGCGCGCGTCGCGGAGCTGGGCGGATCGGCGGACGCGGAGCGACTCCGGCCTGCCCTGCAGGACCCCGATCCGGCCGTGGCCGGCGCGGTGGCCGCGGCGCTCTCCCGGCTGGAGGGGGACAGCGTCTCGGCGCCCGAGCCTCCGACGCCGGTCGGGCGCGTCCCCACCGAGGCCGAGATCGAGCGGCTCGAACGGACGCGGGTGCTGCTGGACCTGGAGTCCGGGGGTCGCGTGGGCATCCGGCTGCTCCCCGACCTGGCCCCCACCAACGTCGCGCGCTTCGTGGCGCTGGCCCGGGCAGGCACGCTCAACGGGCTCGGGTTCCACCGCGTGGAACCCAACTTCGTGGTGCAGGGCCTCAGCCCCGGCGCCAACGAGTACGCGGGGCACGGCGACTTCACCCGTGACGAGGTCGGGCGGGTCTCCCACTGGCGGGGGACGGTCGGCATCTCCACCCGCGGCCACGATACCGGAGACGGGCAGATCTTCGTGAACCTGGTGGACAACACACGGCTCGATCACAGCTATACGATCATCGGCGAGGTGGAGTTGGGGATGGACGTGGTCGATCGGATCCGCGAAGGCGATCGCGTGCGCGCGGCGACGCTGGTGGAGGGCAGCGGCGGCGCGTGA
- a CDS encoding aldolase/citrate lyase family protein codes for MRSPAAFGSELASGRPRARRSRRGPGGLGTAALPFLAALLLLSACGGEPPAPAGEGTAPGGEARPRLLALWSDELPAFGVYVPDERPRPEGGGRPQGPPVYTREGGRALASNPLYDFLFLNLEGAYDPEAVRAIRAGSAEVPADARPTLLVRIPPISAEGEDAARARVREILSAGADGVVLPHIRSVEEARTALGFFREAGADVWSPSNPDGRVVAMLMLEDPDAVAAAAEVADLDGLSVLACGIGSLTQALGGDREAAEAGNRAVLAEATRAGLADMITANAESIEARIEQGFLALLMQGPTADDVIRQGRAAAGR; via the coding sequence ATGCGCTCGCCTGCTGCCTTCGGGTCGGAGCTCGCCTCCGGCCGCCCGCGCGCCCGCCGTTCCCGCCGGGGACCCGGGGGCCTCGGCACCGCCGCGCTGCCGTTCCTCGCTGCGCTGCTCCTCCTGTCGGCCTGCGGCGGCGAGCCGCCCGCTCCGGCCGGGGAGGGCACCGCGCCAGGTGGAGAGGCCCGTCCCCGCCTGCTGGCCCTCTGGTCGGACGAGCTGCCCGCGTTCGGCGTGTACGTCCCCGACGAACGCCCCCGTCCCGAGGGCGGGGGGCGGCCCCAGGGACCGCCGGTCTACACCCGGGAAGGCGGTCGCGCGCTCGCGTCCAATCCGCTCTACGACTTCCTCTTCCTCAACCTGGAGGGCGCCTACGACCCGGAGGCCGTGCGCGCCATCCGGGCGGGCAGCGCCGAGGTGCCGGCGGACGCGCGCCCCACGCTGCTGGTGCGCATCCCGCCCATCTCGGCCGAGGGCGAGGACGCGGCGCGCGCCCGGGTGCGCGAGATCCTGTCGGCGGGAGCCGACGGCGTGGTGCTCCCGCACATCCGCAGCGTGGAGGAGGCGCGCACGGCCCTCGGCTTCTTCCGCGAAGCGGGGGCGGACGTGTGGTCCCCCTCCAACCCGGATGGGCGGGTGGTGGCGATGCTGATGCTCGAGGATCCGGACGCCGTGGCGGCGGCGGCGGAGGTGGCCGACCTCGACGGCCTCTCCGTGCTCGCCTGCGGGATCGGGAGCCTGACGCAGGCGCTGGGCGGAGACCGCGAGGCTGCCGAGGCGGGCAACCGGGCGGTGCTGGCGGAAGCGACGCGCGCCGGCCTGGCCGACATGATCACCGCGAACGCGGAGTCGATCGAGGCGCGCATCGAGCAGGGCTTCCTGGCGCTGCTGATGCAGGGCCCCACGGCGGACGACGTGATCCGGCAGGGAAGGGCGGCGGCGGGGCGGTAG
- a CDS encoding EAL domain-containing protein produces the protein MGRSPGASRHEAYDTTKAQDAMLRGAIPAVSLGLFALFVVFAVGHVFLLPPSVGPTMAALAGGTALAFLGLRLGWRRVARLPLSGNALATGIVLLVTLNCSAHLGLTGDPDTSANFAILAVAVGLFVLSLTWLTGMLAVIVGVWILTALTIADFPLGEYGFLITGAAVASFLSTVIRRRLYGTLFTLKEESETQTRALAQSEQRFRLAMAGSNDGLYDWDLASGEVFWSDRIRALLADGDDFGSSIRGLAERIHREDIERVRSQFHSFLKSTSQQFEDEFRIRYADGSYRWVLVRGACTRDADGRVERLAGSLTDMSRRGVFDALTGLPNRRLLLDRLARLTSRPRGPQDEETFAVLFLDLDDFKIVNDSLGHKTGDDLLCEVAKRLQSCVRGSDTVARLGGDEFVVLLEKVHVPQGVQITLDRIVAKLGQPFQLAGRELYVRPSIGVVMDTHAYTGPEDVLRDADTAMYRAKDQLPEYAIFDATMREHLTERLRLETELRAALAREEFVVHYQTIVSLETAAVEGLEALVRWQHPQRGLLMPGEFIPVMEDTGLVIQLGAVVLRQACRQMVDWFAHMQPDDIPYLSVNLSGKHLAQENPAGVVEQILSETGFPSHRLRIEITESAIIESPRRAAAALGQLKLLGVRVLMDDFGTGQSSLAYLQKLPIDTLKIDRSFISSMTSQREGEELVRTIVRMADSLGLGVVAEGIETDEQARMLRAMRCGSGQGYLFARPAELGLVPGMRARPEAADVGVESEPQTVS, from the coding sequence GTGGGGCGAAGCCCTGGCGCGAGCCGACACGAAGCGTACGACACCACGAAGGCACAGGACGCGATGCTGCGGGGCGCCATCCCCGCCGTGTCGCTGGGTCTGTTCGCCCTGTTCGTGGTCTTCGCCGTCGGGCATGTGTTCCTGCTTCCGCCCTCGGTGGGGCCCACCATGGCGGCGCTGGCGGGCGGAACCGCCCTGGCCTTCCTGGGCCTCCGGCTGGGCTGGCGCCGGGTCGCGCGCCTCCCGCTGTCGGGGAACGCCCTGGCCACCGGCATCGTGCTGCTGGTCACGCTCAACTGCAGCGCGCATCTCGGGCTGACCGGCGATCCCGACACCTCCGCCAACTTCGCGATCCTCGCGGTGGCGGTCGGCCTGTTCGTGCTGTCGCTCACCTGGCTGACCGGCATGCTGGCGGTGATCGTCGGGGTGTGGATCCTCACCGCGCTCACCATCGCGGACTTCCCGCTCGGGGAGTACGGCTTCCTGATCACGGGTGCGGCGGTCGCGTCCTTCCTCTCCACGGTGATCCGCCGACGCCTCTACGGCACGCTCTTCACGCTCAAGGAGGAGTCGGAGACCCAGACCCGCGCGCTCGCCCAGAGCGAGCAGCGCTTCCGGCTGGCGATGGCCGGCTCCAACGATGGGCTCTACGACTGGGACCTGGCATCGGGCGAGGTGTTCTGGTCGGACCGCATCCGGGCGCTGCTGGCGGACGGGGACGACTTCGGGTCGAGCATCCGCGGCCTCGCGGAGCGGATCCACCGCGAGGACATCGAGCGCGTGCGCAGCCAGTTCCATTCCTTCCTCAAATCCACCTCACAGCAGTTCGAGGACGAGTTCCGGATCCGCTATGCGGACGGGAGCTATCGCTGGGTGCTGGTGCGAGGCGCGTGCACGCGCGACGCGGACGGCCGCGTCGAGCGGCTGGCGGGATCGCTCACCGACATGAGTCGACGGGGGGTCTTCGACGCGCTGACGGGGCTTCCCAACCGTCGCCTGCTGCTGGATCGGCTGGCGCGTCTCACGAGCCGCCCCCGCGGGCCGCAGGACGAAGAGACGTTCGCCGTGCTCTTCCTGGACCTGGACGACTTCAAGATCGTCAACGACTCGCTCGGCCATAAGACGGGAGACGACCTGCTCTGCGAGGTGGCCAAGCGCCTGCAGAGCTGCGTGCGCGGCAGCGACACCGTCGCGCGCCTGGGGGGCGACGAGTTCGTGGTGCTGCTCGAGAAGGTGCACGTCCCGCAGGGTGTGCAGATCACCCTCGACCGCATCGTGGCCAAGCTGGGGCAGCCGTTCCAACTCGCGGGACGCGAGCTCTACGTGCGTCCGTCCATCGGCGTCGTGATGGACACCCACGCGTACACGGGTCCGGAGGACGTTCTGCGCGACGCGGACACCGCCATGTACCGGGCCAAGGACCAGTTGCCGGAGTACGCGATCTTCGACGCCACCATGCGCGAGCACCTCACCGAGCGCCTGCGTCTGGAGACGGAACTGCGGGCCGCGCTGGCGCGCGAGGAGTTCGTGGTGCACTACCAGACGATCGTCTCCCTGGAGACGGCCGCGGTGGAGGGGCTCGAGGCCCTGGTGCGCTGGCAACATCCGCAGCGCGGATTGCTCATGCCCGGCGAGTTCATTCCCGTCATGGAGGACACCGGACTGGTGATCCAGCTCGGGGCCGTGGTGCTGCGTCAGGCCTGCCGCCAGATGGTCGATTGGTTCGCGCACATGCAGCCGGACGACATCCCCTATCTGAGCGTCAATCTCTCGGGCAAGCACCTCGCGCAGGAGAACCCCGCCGGCGTGGTGGAGCAGATCCTGTCGGAGACGGGCTTCCCGTCACACCGCCTCCGCATCGAGATCACCGAGAGCGCGATCATCGAGAGCCCGCGCCGGGCCGCGGCCGCGCTGGGACAACTGAAGCTCTTGGGCGTGCGCGTCCTGATGGACGACTTCGGGACCGGACAGTCGTCCCTGGCCTACCTGCAGAAGCTCCCGATCGACACGCTCAAGATCGATCGCTCCTTCATCTCCAGCATGACGTCCCAGCGCGAGGGCGAGGAGCTGGTGCGCACGATCGTGCGCATGGCCGACAGCCTGGGGCTGGGCGTCGTGGCCGAGGGCATCGAGACGGACGAGCAGGCGCGCATGCTGCGCGCGATGCGGTGCGGCTCCGGGCAGGGCTACCTGTTCGCGCGCCCGGCCGAGCTCGGTCTGGTGCCCGGGATGAGGGCCCGTCCGGAGGCGGCCGACGTGGGGGTCGAGAGCGAGCCGCAGACGGTCAGCTGA
- a CDS encoding aminotransferase class I/II-fold pyridoxal phosphate-dependent enzyme translates to MSAHRVLAAALPDHAAARPGNDPIFALNAEANRRAAAGESILNSTLGALMTDDGRLATMGTVTEAFQRVAPERGAAYAPIAGDPPFLAAVIADLFGTSEAAGQAVAVATPGGTGALHHAVMNFLEPGQRLLTGSYFWGPYRVIAEHAGRGVETFEMFGPDLRLDVDAFERGLTEMVERQGRALVVFNFPCHNPTGYSLDADEWAAVADVVARAGARAPVAFLLDHAYARFGPEHAGGWLPQMPRLTESATVLIAWTASKSFCQYGARVGALVAVHPDADTRLRIANALNYSCRATFSNCNHLGLLAVQELLTDPDLARRASAERAGLVRLLDERVQAFNDAAAGTGLVYPRYEGGFFVSAFTADGEKAAATMREDGVYVVPGPRALRVALCATPKAAVPRLVESLVRGVAAAG, encoded by the coding sequence CGCGCGGCCGCGGGCGAGTCCATCCTGAACTCGACGCTGGGCGCGCTCATGACGGACGACGGGCGGCTGGCCACCATGGGCACGGTGACGGAGGCGTTCCAGCGGGTGGCACCGGAAAGAGGCGCAGCCTACGCGCCGATCGCGGGCGATCCGCCCTTCCTGGCCGCGGTGATCGCGGATCTCTTCGGCACGTCCGAAGCCGCTGGACAAGCCGTGGCCGTGGCCACGCCCGGTGGCACCGGCGCGCTGCATCACGCGGTGATGAACTTCCTGGAGCCCGGCCAACGACTGCTCACGGGCAGCTACTTCTGGGGGCCGTACCGCGTCATCGCCGAACACGCGGGTCGGGGGGTCGAGACCTTCGAGATGTTCGGCCCCGACCTGCGCCTGGACGTCGATGCGTTCGAACGCGGGCTGACGGAGATGGTGGAGCGGCAGGGTCGGGCGCTCGTCGTCTTCAACTTCCCGTGCCACAACCCCACGGGATACTCGCTGGACGCGGACGAATGGGCCGCCGTGGCGGACGTCGTGGCCCGGGCCGGCGCGCGCGCGCCCGTGGCGTTCCTGCTCGACCACGCCTACGCGCGCTTCGGGCCCGAGCACGCCGGCGGCTGGTTGCCGCAGATGCCACGTCTGACGGAGTCGGCCACGGTGTTGATCGCCTGGACGGCCTCCAAGTCCTTCTGCCAGTACGGGGCCCGCGTCGGTGCGCTGGTCGCCGTGCATCCCGACGCGGACACACGCCTGCGCATCGCGAACGCGCTCAACTACTCGTGCCGCGCCACGTTCTCCAACTGCAACCACCTGGGCCTGCTGGCCGTGCAGGAGCTGCTCACGGACCCGGATCTGGCGCGACGCGCGTCCGCGGAGCGGGCGGGCCTCGTGCGCCTGCTGGACGAGCGCGTGCAGGCCTTCAACGACGCCGCCGCCGGGACCGGGCTCGTGTACCCGCGCTACGAAGGTGGCTTCTTCGTCTCCGCATTCACCGCGGACGGGGAGAAGGCCGCGGCCACCATGCGCGAGGATGGCGTCTACGTGGTGCCGGGACCGCGCGCGCTGCGCGTGGCGCTGTGCGCGACCCCGAAGGCGGCGGTGCCGCGGCTGGTGGAGTCGTTGGTGCGCGGGGTCGCGGCCGCGGGGTAG